Within the Anguilla rostrata isolate EN2019 chromosome 6, ASM1855537v3, whole genome shotgun sequence genome, the region TTTCTCaccattaaaatttttttgaaaaacacatttttccgTACTCCTCCTGCACAGTCTGTCTTATTTCTATCTTCTCTTCACAGTGATTTCAGTCAAACTGAGGTAACGATGAACGTTTGTAACAAGGAAACATGCAGTATTTgattttctagttttttttttgtttgttttttttttcattttttgaaaaggctCAATTCACTTTCCAGAAATTTTGACCCCAGGCCCCAAGGAGCAAGCCATGGGCTACAGTGCCAAGGAAAAATGCCCTTAATGAAATGAGAACCTTGGATATATGCCGACTCACTCAGGGGAAATAGTACTTCAGAGTAAAGTCTCATCTGATACAATATCAAAATATGGAGCTGTTTAATCTAAAATTCCATATATTTTTCTGGTGTCTTTGTTTCTTAATGGTTTATCATTTGTTTGTTCTAGTTTCAATGTGTATTtctgattcattattttttaatttgagtaTTTCTATTATATTTCAATTAGTCGAAAGCAGATGAAAAACCTCCACAGTAcagacatatttaaaatattattaaatgtgttattGTAATCATTAATACTGCTCAATACaagtaaatgtgtgtaaatcTACACGAGAACCTCTTTACCACCGATTCAACTGGTGTTCTTGGGGGTGCCTTTTTGGCCAGCAGGGATCACTGTTGTACAATGAGATGCTGGCATCCTACCCTGCAATATCTGGGCAATGAAACTGCATTGCCTTATGGGGCTGCCTACAactgtcagcactggcatgAGTTGTACATATTTGTTCATCATCACATCCCTAATTGAGATTATTCATGCACCACAATGggataattattaataatttcacAACAGATGGCTGTGTTCATGAGCTGTATCAGTATCCTTCCATTGGGGACCTAAATTAAATGCCATTAACCCATTAATAAACCAGGACACTTCATATTACCGGGggtactgtactgtagtttTAGTATGTTTTTTATTGACCCAgaccatttttgtatgtttgtgtgaatattttagattttcagaagtttctgatgacctgccagctttacaatggctggaaGCAAATATAGTTAATGAAACCCCAAAGCCATGTATTGTGATTGTGATGACCCCTGAAGAGgtaatgtgtgtttattgtgctaGTTGTTAACTGTTATAATACCggtataatataaaaatgtatgtttatatttatagtaATGACATAATGAGAACAGGCTATTCAGCCCAgaaatgcttgccattttcctgactaaattttACCTATTGCTCTGATTACCAACAGACTAGATAGAATCTAGCatcgtatcaagcctggtcttgaaaatccccagagtttctgcctctactgcgtgacctggcaggctattccacgcATTGACCTCTCTCTGTGGAAAAATCCCCCCCTAATATCTgtacagaatttaccttttgcttatttccatttatgtctCCTCATTCTGTTCATGTGTACATCTGAAAATGTCTGAGATTAtcaaaaatatctttcattGTACATAAACACTGTCTGCCAATCAAAACAAACTAAACCTGAAAGAATATAATCTCAAGCTCATAGCATCCTCTTGTGGACGTAGTGAGAATGGCTACTAGGATTGCCTACATATCAACAAGTCTTTACACTCTTTATACTGTTCAAGTGACACTCAATTTGAAGTCAGTTATCATAACTTTCATCATCACTGACTCTAAATTCAGGAGTTTCTCAATTGAATATAGACTCAAGcaaagtattttaattaataaggaaaatgtattttattcttttatataGATAtacagtgtcatgaaaaagtatCTGCCCcgttcctgatttcctctgccATTGCATATGAATAGAATAGAAAATGAACCAGAAAGATGTTGATCTGTGAAaaatctttattatttaaagagGTGAACAAAAATTCAAGTAAAAAAGGTTTATATGCATACATTGCAtacttctgtttattttgcacctctgtattgtgttgtgtatAATTGCAAAAGACAATATGGCATGAataacgcaaaaaaaaaacaatagatgTTGACTACActtcattgatttaaaaatggtaCTTCTGTTTTTGGTAGGCTACAAAAGCATGTGAATATTTAAAACCTACATCAGCCTAAACTCTGCATCAGCAGTACAAAACAACTTGAATCCAAGATaaactttttttagttttctgttagaaaactatttcattttctgtttacttGACAATTGcctatttgaaaataaaatccttCAGAATTAATCCCTGTAATAACCCAAATATCgttaaatgaatgactgatTAACAAGCATTCaaactaaatttaattttttttttttcatagaacaAACATAGAAAAGGCTTGTTCGTAGGGAAttagcaaaagaaaaataagtgaCAATTTACATCTCTGTCATGTAGTTCCAGTTTGTGTTACAGTTCATGCTTGTGTATTGTTTCAACAAATTTTGGCAAATACTGAAGAGAATTTAATGCAGAATTGTTCAAATAAATTCATGTACTCAGTCGCAGCCTGGCTGTTTGGCCAAATAAAACTTTCATTCCATATATGTTTCTGCCTTTACATGTAAATAAGAGTAGTTTGGTTGTAATTAAAcacattgtttttgaaatgtgagATAATTCTGTGTTCAATGAAGATGGAATTGATGATGATATCTAAGTTCAAAAATGATTATATATCTGTTTGTAacatgataataaaaaaacacattttcactatacatttgaaaaaatgacagatttttttttttttttaattgcgcATGTTAAATAAAACTATTCGGCATTTTCTAAAAGGCTTCACttgtaaaaactaaaactataatttaaatgtaaaacaaattatgaATTAATAAGCAATATAACATAAAATGGAATATAATTGAGTACGAGAgaaagataatattttttaaaaagccagctTTAACCCTAGGTGGTTTTTTCTTACTGAACACACGCAAATGTTTCAAATCTCACAGACCtgtatttgtattcattaaCGACAATGGGAAAACCAGATGTTCATATGACAGTCAATATTACAATAACCCAGTTTTGTCTCGTATACAAGTTACAGAAGGCTGCTCAGGACTTAAACGTATTTCTGGTTGTCGTGTCGGCCTCCTTCACTGTGCTCATAGACTGGCCTGTCTTGGGCGGGAGCTTTGTAAGCCACGGCATTGAAGCTGAAACATAAGAGAAAGAAAACTGTTACAAAGTTCACGTTCAGTTGAGCCATATTCATTCCGGTAAGGAACAACGCGTAATTTGTTATATTATCCTGTTTGTTCTGTGAAATTGAATAGCctgtttttgtaaatttgaTTGTATCTTAAATTacaagattaaatatttaaatgcatacatgcatattttCTGTGACTGATAAGATTCAATTGTCATGTAATGGGTAAATACTATATTACATTAGATTGCatttatgcacacatgcacacacgtacccaTGCTcgtaaacacacacgcacacataaaaataaatcaggacGTACCGTGACTTATCTGGCACCAGCCCTCTGTAGGCTAGGCACCCTAAAATCCCACCAATGAACAGCACTGCCCCTCCTACCCAGCCTACAAATAGGGCGGGGCCAAACGTGTACCTGAAACGTAGAGAAACCAGAGGCCTGAGATCAAACAAACATATTCTCCAGAACATGACTAACTTCCCCTGAGCTGATACGAGTCCatacaaggtaaaaaaaacaaacaaaaaaaaaacgatggaTGCTGTGTAATGGCCTTCTTACCTGGGTGTTAGTGTCCCTCCAATACCACCCATGCCGCCACCCATGCCACCCATGCCTCCACCCATGCCGCCACCGTATCCACTGTTGTATGTGGTCATCATGAAGCTGGACACGATCTGATTCGCGTAGACAGAAGCTCCGGCAATAGCGCAGAGGCCTAGGATAGAAACACAGTGAAGGTCTGAGGAACATTGCTTCACCAATGCCAACTGTGGCCGGCAGCAGAAAGGGGAAGGCATAGATTGGGAAACACTGTTGTAACACATGGAAAATATCGTACTGAAGGTCGATCAGTGCAACTTCAACTTTTAAAGGAACACCCTTGCAGgtattctgaaaaataaaaacagaaggatGTGTTCAAATGAAGATCAGCATTACAGTAACCAGAGGGTCCTGTTGAAGATCTTTCTGGATTGCTTTGAAGCATTGGTGTAGTTTGTGAACTGTGTTGCCTATGTGCTGAGAACCACGTTGATCTATGTTTGATCAATGAGAATATAAAACCCAGAAAAAGTATTTGACTGGCCTTCCCGAGTATTAATTAATCAGCATTGTAAAGGCCATTTAGTTGTTTGAATGTAAGGTTGTAATTTAACTGAAtcgttttttttgtcttcatttacAAATACAGTTTGGATATTTATGTCAGCGCAGCCTTGACCAAAGCACACAATAGAGtattacagtttgtagtcctaaaaccaggaagtgaattagcatttttgagCCGTTGGTTTCCCTGGCAGATTtccaatgttattttttttttgtcctgtagGGTTTTTGAtttatgcagaaaataaggtctgtagTTCGCATAACCTTAAGTGAAtgtcacgttttgttctacgacATAAATTACACCCGATGTTAAGGAATGTAATTTATGTCatagaacaaaatgtgaaactcGCTCAACCATGAATTTTGAAGCTGTTATGTGCATTAATAAAGTTGCTGGCACCTTTCTATATTAAAACTACAACAAACGGTCACAGAACATAAGACTTTGATCAGATATACGTAATTGGTGTACTTCAGTAGAAGAAATAGTTCTCATAAAACCGTGTACATATTAGCTATGTGGATGTTCATGAGTAACCGTGGCATCATATTTGGAAAAAGAcattgctgttgagttttttcatttaaatgttcgGCGCATTGGATTGTTGTAATAGAAAGATCTGTAGTGATCTAGCAAACCTGCCGAATCTTTgcaaaactatctggatggatagataatACTCCGGGAAAGTGAAAGaatactttcatttcatttttgggtttCATTTTAAGCTATACATGTGAACATTCATTGACAGGAAGTTACCTTTGTACAAGGTTATGAAAAGATGGGTGGCCACAGTGTCTATTCAGTTTAATCAAATTGTCTTTTATGAGAGTTTAATTCCATTGGTCGGAGTCACTGGTaaacaaccctgttcctggagatctaccttcctgtagattttcattccaaccctaataaagcacacctcattcaacagttagatatctcattgagctgctaattagtggagtCCGCTGTggcaaattatggttgaaatggaAGCCTAGAgtatggtagatctccaggaaaaggTCTGGTTAAGTGCATTGCCATTAGACTGAGCTGAGGTAGAGGATCTGCGGGGATGAAAGCCTTGTGTACCTGCAATGATGAACATGATCCCACACGCCAGGGTCATGTTGGCTTTGGTCCCATCCTCTGTGCTCCCCattttaatgcacttcagaGAGCAAATGGATATGAGGACGGCGATCGCCCCCATAACGATGCCGACGATCATCAGGGCTCTCACTGCCTGGAAGGTTCCTGTGGGACAACAGAAACGACACCATGGACACCAGCAAAACTCAGACAGTACTAATAAGGGATTAAtagagcagaaagaaaaaaatattatgattgATGTCATTATTATGAATGTACATGTAGCTAATGTGCAAGCTAACACAACCTATGAATGAAATTGGTATTACCTGTACATATGGTAAaacattattgttgttgtatgCATAGAATAAAAGTAGATAAAAATAGAAAGATTCTATtatgacaatattttttgtaGAATATGTTGTAGTTGAGAACAATTAGAGTGAGACTACATTATATTTTCAGGAAGACCAAATCAATACACACACTGGCATAGATTTTCACTGCGTTCTAACAAATCTGTTGATGTTTCACATTTACACTGTCACATCGTCATTTTGgtcttgaaaatgaaaagttttgTGTATCTTTCCATAAATGCTATGATAAAAATGTTATGATTAAAAAGAGAACAATTATtatacagtacacagtaaaatctccagtgttaatttaacttgtacagagtacatatgagtccaatttAACGGTGTAATACAATGTAAACTCTGccttaagatttttaaaaatccgatttaatcttaaaaagggaaaacttaatttctcaaaatgtaaaaaaaaaaaaaacccttcttaATCTTAgtaatcaataaaatattttttaaagtatcaAAATAAGCACACAGGTAAGTTTGAGTACTAGACGGACCTTCATTGAATCTGTTGACTTTATGATGCATGCATTCAGGTATTTAATTCAGTTCTCAACAAAACCTGGAAAGCTCCAATAGTAAAACAGTGtagaataaaatcaaatcaaagtctAATCTTAAACTGTTCCCTTACCTGGCAGTCCTAGAATAGTAAAGAAAGGCCGGCATTCAGTAGTACCATACGATGACCCAACACATGAAAACCACAGACCGGAATAAGTGTAGGTACTTGTCACTAATGTGAATGAACGGTCCTGAACACTCCACATGTCCATCGCTGTGGCGGCCGATGTcaaaaacagccccaaacccGACAGCAAAAATCCCATTAACTGAAACAtagtggcagccattttgttttttctatgaACTGGAAACAAAGCCTCCTGGACGACACGATGCCTGTGTAGTCATGAAATGGAAGCCAGTTCTGCATCTCTTATCGCTAtgtacaaatgtgaaaaaagctTATCTAATGTTTGCTCACATTGTTCATGCTCTACCTGAGTTTcgtatatgtttttttttaattcctcgTTTGCGTAACATGGGGAGTGGTTTGAACTAGACTCgttatttttttcactgctttatctgtcttttgtttaattcaaaaatgtattatttactgTATTCAAACACGAACCCTGAATGCTGGCTTACACCTGACCACCAAAAGATCCTGTAACTGTAAAGGACAATTGGCACGTTGTTGAAAGAGGTTCTCCTCTTTGCCATCTTCGTGGCAGCAAATGTTTTGACAatccttacattacattacattacaggtatttagcagacactcttatccagagcgacttacacaggaCTTACACGACTCAAGATAGTCAACAAGGGCCCACGAGTCCATTGTTTCGATCAAGACTCACGTGATTGGCAAAGCTATGTATAAATAACTCTTAATTAAGCTCATCATGACCTCTGTCTAACGTGCATGTTCCCCACCTAGTGTAACATTCATTTGTGTATGTTCCCTTGTCAGTTTATTGTACTTATACTGCCATGTGACTGGCTTCTCAGTCACATTTATAGTGTAAAgtcaactctgatagagtacagtTTACTCTGATAGCATAATCCAtcttatattaatttaatttctgttaaGAGTTACATTTACACTGAACACTTTACTGTGTACTACACCTCTGAAAGCTACTGCTCTCTTAGGCCCATATTTGTTCATAGCCATTTTCCTGGTAGCAGGTAGGAACGCCCTGCCAGCCAGTCAGGAAAACAGGTGATTTATAGagacataaaattaatttaacaaagtttgtttgatttttctcTAGGTTGAGAGAGAGGTTTTGATACAGTCATGGGAGGGGAAGTGGTATTTGGATGTCCGTCTTATTTGTCAAGTTGTATTGCATTCATACAAGTTCCCTAAAATAATGTGTTCTAAATCCTAATGAGTATCAGTTTACCTGAACACAAAGCAACATTTACTCTCGATCCATGACTAAAATCATGCTATGTAGGAACATGCTTTATTTTGATACATGtgccaccaaaaaaaatgtgtttgctttttgtgtgtaaatggaaGAAAGGTAATTAAAAGGAACTTAACTTTTAGCTAACAATGGTTTGGCTCACCATAAAACACCTAAATATTGTGTAGAGTTCTCCTGAGTACTCTTCCTGAAAGTGGATTTTGCTATATTATTTTAAGGgttacataaacataaacatactaTAAGTTGCAATATCTTTGAAACTCGAGTGACTTCACATAATGTTTTCTTCATCTCCTGATTCCTACCAGTTTTGAATTATCTATAGGCATTTCATTAGCCTACatgaaatacactatatgatcaaaggtatctggacaccccttggtctggggctgttttcaaTGGTTTGGGCTAgtccccttagttccagtgaaggaaaatcttaatgctacatcATAAAATGatattctagacgattctgtgtttccccaacagtttggggaaggcccatttcctgtttcagcctgACAGTGTCCCCAGGCAAACAGCGAGGTCCGAATAGAAATGGAtttgttgagaacagtgtggaagaacttgactggcctgcccagagccctgacctcaaccccatccaacacctttgggataaaTTCGAACGCCAACTGCGAACCAGGCCTAAATGCCCAATCAGTGGCCatcctcactaatgctcttctggctaaaTGGAAGCAAAACCCTGCAGCAATGGTCCAACATCTAGatgaaagccttcccagaataGTGGAGGtggttatagcagcaaagggtggaccaattccatattaatgcccatagtATTGGATGAAaaaatgttggatgtcaggtgtccacgtacttttggctatatagtGTATCACAACAAGGTGTGAAATGCACACACTGTAATCAAGACAACATTTCATTAATATGCAAATGTCTGAGACTTGAGCTGGGTTCAATAACATGCATTGTACTCAAGTAGCATTAGAAACATAAATTATATCACGTTTCATTTGTCAGTTTCAAATGAATCAGTAACAGCTTTGCCCTGGAGGTGTACATAGGCGTACATTATATTGTCATGCAGTTTTACAATAGTGGGATTTTTCTATTTAATAAATCTTTGAATTATTGTCACAAAGAAATCCTAGGTGTGATTTCGGGCCTTGTGTTCATTCAACCTTTtgatgtaggaaaaaaaaaatccttgatGATTCTATTATCGCTGCATGGATATGACAGTTTCGCTATGTGGCAGTGATATAACAGAGAGCAAACAGAGACTAATGGATAATGGACCTGTGGCAAGTTCAGCCAGGCAAACACAATAACCGATGCAAAAAAACCACATAAGATCACAAACTCCAAACCAGTCCAACAGAAGGCAGAACTTTCTCTTAGTTTTCAATGGATTTGAATGGGTTTCACAGCGACGGAACAATGACTGAAGAGACATTGAAATTCCTCAAGGCTGACAAATTCATTGAGTTCAGGCACATCGCAAAGcagccacagaaaaaaacctttgtaTCAAAACTAAATAATGGCATATATTTtctattgcattttatttatttttcttttcacttgaCATTGAATTTAGCAGAAGCAGCGGGATTtctattggaaaaaaaacattggcaaACTATAACTTTTCCCTAGaaacagtcatttcatttttaaaaattgccaaATACCTTTAATGAATTTACCTTTTGGTGATATCTAACAATGGCAATacattattattcaattttaaGTATTATTCATCAAGTAAGGTGTAGGTTTCTTAGTTTTATATAACAAATTCTCTCAACAACATTCATTATGGtttagatttgttttgttttgtttttttttttgttttgttttttcagttaatCGTATGGGTCCTAAATGAATAttggtgtatttttaaaatctattcttAATTTTTAGGTcttaattgaaattgaaacaTCTGGAACTCTTTTaaccaaattttttaaatgattgtgaagaactttttgtttttggtatttACCACATTTTACCATATAGGAGACTGGATCTAAGGTATTGTGATTAAATTTAATCTTACCAATTTTTATATTCCTCTATACTTGTGAAAGAATTGATGATAAGACATAGTAAATCATCAGTAtaagtttatttattataataagtGTCTCCTTTAGACAATTTATCAAACTGAGATTCTGTTCAGACTTCATTTCAGTTATACTGAAAAATGCGTCAGCCATTCAatatttaaagttaaatatGCCTTTAAAATATCACAGCTGCTAAAGTAACTGCTATGACTGATGCTTTTCCATTTTCCACAAATATTCCACAATATActtaaaataagtaaaacatcCAACCAATCAAGTGACACAAAATGTATGACTCATGTGTGACTGTCACAGGGATCCATCCCCAGAACCACTCGGTGACATGTTAGCGTGTCTGTGCCTTTTTCACAGGTCCGATTCAGAGCCCCCTCGTCAAGCacacagttcattttaaagcagaaGGCACAGCAAATTCCAAGTCGGCACCCACCTGGCAGGCCGATGATGGTGTAGAACGGTCTGCATTCGGTGAACCCCGAGGTGGCCACCTCGCAGGTCTGCCACAGGCCCTTGTAGATGTAGACGGAGGTCACCAcgtccccctccctgtcctggCTGCTCCAGTTGTTCATGCCCGTGGCGGCGATGACCGCGATTACGCCCAACAGGCCGAGGGCAAAGCCGGCGGTCTGCAGCATGGTGGCACCCATCTTTACCGGACTGGGGGCTGTGCTTGTTCTGTTCGACAGCTGCAAGGAACCCAAACTCGGAAGCTACGAAGCTGCGGGGGGAACTGAGACTGAGCTGGGCGGATGACCTGGGATCACCTAGACTGCGTGACTCAGAGGGGGACCGGCCGGTCATGTGAGCACTCACGCCTGCTTTTCATAAATGCGTCCGGAGACGGGACCATCTGGTACCTTTCAGGTGGCGGTCCACCAACCGCCGAAGGGCTTGAGCAAATAAGAGCAAAGTCGCGCCAAGGCTGCGAAACCACCCATCGCGACCAGCGTCTTACCTTAAATGTCACAGAAGAGAATAAATCGCCCTATTATGTGGTGACCTGGGGGATACTTTTTGACGTTATTGGGCCTTTTTTTGACAAAGAGGGGCTTGAAGCAGAAATTTTTTACACACAAAGCCCTGTATCGCTAAgactgaattatgaattatgattcAGAGAGAAAGCAAACACCCTTCCTGACTCATTTCACAAGTGTGTGTAGTTTCTGCTCCTAATCAGTTTGTGACATGAAACCCATCCTTAGGTATTACGTT harbors:
- the cldn18 gene encoding claudin-18 isoform X2, giving the protein MGATMLQTAGFALGLLGVIAVIAATGMNNWSSQDREGDVVTSVYIYKGLWQTCEVATSGFTECRPFYTIIGLPGTFQAVRALMIVGIVMGAIAVLISICSLKCIKMGSTEDGTKANMTLACGIMFIIAGLCAIAGASVYANQIVSSFMMTTYNSGYGGGMGGGMGGMGGGMGGIGGTLTPRYTFGPALFVGWVGGAVLFIGGILGCLAYRGLVPDKSRFNAVAYKAPAQDRPVYEHSEGGRHDNQKYV
- the cldn18 gene encoding claudin-18 isoform X1, which translates into the protein MAATMFQLMGFLLSGLGLFLTSAATAMDMWSVQDRSFTLVTSTYTYSGLWFSCVGSSYGTTECRPFFTILGLPGTFQAVRALMIVGIVMGAIAVLISICSLKCIKMGSTEDGTKANMTLACGIMFIIAGLCAIAGASVYANQIVSSFMMTTYNSGYGGGMGGGMGGMGGGMGGIGGTLTPRYTFGPALFVGWVGGAVLFIGGILGCLAYRGLVPDKSRFNAVAYKAPAQDRPVYEHSEGGRHDNQKYV